The Coffea arabica cultivar ET-39 chromosome 3c, Coffea Arabica ET-39 HiFi, whole genome shotgun sequence genome contains a region encoding:
- the LOC113734525 gene encoding polyubiquitin isoform X1 yields MEASQSSQHNDGDEEEEMNVYLKVIKTVAVTVKKSATVRSVKEKLNDKEGISECLQQVFYNGERLRDDQKLLSSNIQQNSTLQLFVQNFMPIRLFIKVPSGQKIIEVEARTCDTIQSIKSLIAAKEGINSQDFNLIYAGKLLDDEKTLGFLDIQKESTIYMVITPRDLFPVSLKMPTGEVVKLEVKGLYTVHDVKIIAESLVGFPLNDLTYHGEELENPKTLSSLGITAESVLEMSPQRIQVFIKNCCGKTMTIDVCLEDLVKKVKAKIFHKLRLPADVQSLVFEGKSLNNSRTLASYNIQKHSTIQLALCPPSVQPDYAPSLQRQFKLSDIGISSRDLPSSMTISQLKNMIQIKTSLPVKSLSIAGDMLLDKLSIANYGINKRTVVVVGWDAL; encoded by the exons ATGGAAGCAAGTCAATCATCACAACACAACGAcggagatgaagaagaagag ATGAACGTATACCTGAAGGTCATCAAAACTGTTGCTGTGACTGTAAAGAAATCAGCGACTGTCAGAAGTGTCAAAGAAAAGTTGAATGACAAGGAAGGCATATCCGAATGTCTTCAGCAGGTTTTCTACAATGGCGAAAGGCTTCGGGATGACCAAAAGCTACTCAGTAGCAACATTCAGCAAAATTCCACTCTCCAGCTCTTTGTCCAGAATTTTATGCCAATAAGACTGTTCATTAAAGTGCCATCTGGTCAGAAAATTATTGAGGTTGAAGCTAGGACTTGTGATACCATCCAGAGTATCAAATCTTTGATAGCAGCCAAAGAAGGGATCAATTCACAAGACTTCAATCTGATTTATGCAGGAAAGCTGCTTGACGATGAGAAGACTTTAGGCTTTCTTGATATTCAAAAGGAGTCTACCATTTATATGGTGATTACTCCAAGGGATCTGTTTCCAGTCTCTCTTAAAATGCCAACTGGAGAAGTCGTGAAGTTAGAAGTTAAAGGGCTGTACACTGTTCATGATGTCAAAATTATAGCTGAGAGTTTAGTTGGTTTCCCCCTAAATGATCTAACTTATCATGGAGAGGAGCTTGAGAATCCAAAGACCCTATCTTCTTTGGGCATTACAGCAGAATCTGTGTTAGAGATGTCACCTCAACGTATTCAGGTATTTATCAAGAACTGTTGTGGCAAAACAATGACAATTGATGTATGCCTTGAGGATTTAGTGAAAAAGGTCAAGGCCAAGATTTTTCATAAACTACGATTGCCGGCTGATGTTCAAAGTCTAGTGTTTGAGGGAAAATCTCTAAATAATAGTCGGACTTTGGCTAGTTACAACATCCAAAAGCACTCCACCATTCAGTTGGCTCTCTGCCCACCATCAGTACAGCCTGACTACGCACCATCATTACAGCGCCAGTTCAAATTATCAGATATTGGAATTTCTTCACGAGACTTGCCAAGTTCCATGACTATTTCTCAACTGAAAAATATGATCCAGATTAAAACTAGTCTGCCTGTGAAGTCATTATCCATTGCTGGAGACATGTTGCTAGATAAACTATCTATTGCCAATTATGGTATCAATAAAAGGACAGTAGTAGTTGTTGGGTGGGATGCACTTTGA
- the LOC113734525 gene encoding polyubiquitin isoform X2 produces the protein MEASQSSQHNDGDEEEEMNVYLKVIKTVAVTVKKSATVRSVKEKLNDKEGISECLQQVFYNGERLRDDQKLLSSNIQQNSTLQLFVQNFMPIRLFIKVPSGQKIIEVEARTCDTIQSIKSLIAAKEGINSQDFNLIYAGKLLDDEKTLGFLDIQKESTIYMVITPRDLFPVSLKMPTGEVVKLEVKGLYTVHDVKIIAESLVGFPLNDLTYHGEELENPKTLSSLGITAESVLEMSPQRIQENHQVVNFASSWIPAT, from the exons ATGGAAGCAAGTCAATCATCACAACACAACGAcggagatgaagaagaagag ATGAACGTATACCTGAAGGTCATCAAAACTGTTGCTGTGACTGTAAAGAAATCAGCGACTGTCAGAAGTGTCAAAGAAAAGTTGAATGACAAGGAAGGCATATCCGAATGTCTTCAGCAGGTTTTCTACAATGGCGAAAGGCTTCGGGATGACCAAAAGCTACTCAGTAGCAACATTCAGCAAAATTCCACTCTCCAGCTCTTTGTCCAGAATTTTATGCCAATAAGACTGTTCATTAAAGTGCCATCTGGTCAGAAAATTATTGAGGTTGAAGCTAGGACTTGTGATACCATCCAGAGTATCAAATCTTTGATAGCAGCCAAAGAAGGGATCAATTCACAAGACTTCAATCTGATTTATGCAGGAAAGCTGCTTGACGATGAGAAGACTTTAGGCTTTCTTGATATTCAAAAGGAGTCTACCATTTATATGGTGATTACTCCAAGGGATCTGTTTCCAGTCTCTCTTAAAATGCCAACTGGAGAAGTCGTGAAGTTAGAAGTTAAAGGGCTGTACACTGTTCATGATGTCAAAATTATAGCTGAGAGTTTAGTTGGTTTCCCCCTAAATGATCTAACTTATCATGGAGAGGAGCTTGAGAATCCAAAGACCCTATCTTCTTTGGGCATTACAGCAGAATCTGTGTTAGAGATGTCACCTCAACGTATTCAG
- the LOC113734307 gene encoding kinesin-like protein KIN-10A produces the protein MAPTPSSKPHSMMQTPSSKSNPAHNQTRTPQSKQRLNFNVSKPSPNHNSSAMAKESNNPPAEHPVEVIGRIRDYPDQKKNPASSSALQINPDKQSLRVKTEIGYRDFSLDGVSLSEEEDLDAFYKKFVESRINGVKLGDKCTIMMYGPTGAGKSHTMFGCGKQPGIVYKSLKDILGEGEEVGEENGEKLGPATFVQVTVLEIYNEEIYDLLSTNNGGGFNLGWAKGGSASKVRLEVMGKKAKNASFIAGHEATKISREIQKVEKRRIVKSTLCNERSSRSHCMIILDVPTVGGRLMLVDMAGSENIEQAGQNGLEAKLQTAKINQGNTALKRVVESIANGDSHVPFRDSKLTMLLQDSFEDDKSKILMILCASPDPKELHKTISTLEYGAKAKCIVRGPHTPIKERGAEDSSSAVILGSRIAAMDQFIYKLQMENKLREKERNDAQKELMKKEEEIAALRAKVSLAEGKGHDTMEEEINLKANQQVQKLKSELEKRIQECEKMADELIEMERRKMENVVLQFQQESEMLRQRLRELESELYKSRVGGGSLDMDGSNFVRKLLDTYSEDSGMVKSMDLDKSYDLDAGKQDVVVFKAGNSETKSYLDFDSRKNSRDDKDYDLLVRSFSSKGCLSTVFEADEEEGSGDDKEKFSDEEVRKEVIEEKVVCSSTLAAKAPSIPVSSPEVSSQNQEKVENFRETLVDKLLQAESPSEPESAQDTASSRLMRIQNIFTLCGNHRELSQHIRTPMPGRKRSENIDPMASPVRTTEEGSDAKSISDVKQLQKSLSKDLLVSDIPENFQTPMGNKKMAPSSFESTLASKENCNPIDEKIGDLDVYVKWEASMENPGKFITTLKVVKDSTLADLRKLIEIHLGGDNQAFTFLVLGDPSGAPVPRETEATMQASKLPICNNQLPGRLACLRPLKGTRNTPHHLPLSPLENKLPLTPISNVTKHCDYPSPELPTHLDSTPFVTLRRY, from the exons ATGGCACCTACACCATCATCAAAGCCCCATTCAATGATGCAGACCCcttcatcaaaatcaaatccAGCCCATAATCAAACGAGAACCCCACAATCAAAACAGCGTTTAAACTTCAACGTTTCTAAGCCGTCTCCGAACCACAATTCGTCAGCAATGGCAAAGGAGAGCAACAACCCACCAGCAGAGCATCCAGTGGAAGTAATAGGCCGAATTCGTGACTACCCGGATCAGAAAAAGAATCCCGCTTCATCCTCAGCCTTGCAGATCAATCCTGACAAACAATCTTTAAGGGTTAAGACTGAAATTGGGTACAGGGATTTTAGTTTGGATGGGGTTTCACTGTCTGAAGAAGAGGATCTTGATGCATTTTACAAGAAATTCGTTGAGTCACGGATTAATGGGGTGAAATTAGGAGATAAATGCACTATTATGATGTACGGGCCAACTGGTGCTGGTAAAAGTCACACCATGTTTGGGTGTGGAAAGCAGCCAGGGATTGTGTACAAATCATTGAAAGATATATTAGGGGAAGGTGAAGAAGTGGGTGAAGAAAATGGTGAGAAGTTGGGGCCTGCTACTTTTGTTCAAGTGACTGTATTGGAGATATACAATGAGGAGATTTATGATTTGCTGTCTACTAATAATGGTGGAGGATTCAATCTTGGTTGGGCTAAAGGAGGAAGTGCTTCTAAG GTGAGGCTGGAAGTAATGGGAAAGAAGGCTAAAAATGCGAGCTTTATTGCTGGTCATGAAGCTACAAAGATATCAAGGGAGATACAAAAGGTGGAAAAGCGTAGGATTGTCAAAAGCACACTCTGTAACGAGAGAAGTTCTCGGAGCCACTGCATG ATAATTCTTGATGTCCCTACAGTTGGAGGACGGCTAATGCTTGTAGACATGGCAGGTTCTGAAAATATTGAACAAGCTGGTCAAAATGGATTGGAAGCTAAATTGCAG ACAGCAAAAATTAACCAAGGGAACACAGCACTGAAGCGTGTGGTTGAGTCCATTGCAAATGGTGATTCCCATGTACCTTTCAGAGACAGCAAGTTAACAATGCTCCTTCAG GATTCTTTTGAGGATGACAAGTCCAAAATTCTGATGATACTCTGTGCCAGCCCTGATCCTAAGGAGCTGCACAAAACCATATCCACTCTAGAATATGGTGCTAAAGCTAAGTGCATAGTTCGTGGTCCTCATACTCCAATTAAGGAAAGAGGTGCAGAAGATTCTTCATCAGCTGTCATTTTGGGGTCAAGGATTGCAGCCATGGACCAGTTTATTTACAAGCTACAGATGGAGAACAAGCTGAGAGAAAAAGAGCGTAACGATGCCCAAAAAGAACTtatgaagaaggaagaagaaattgcTGCCCTCAGGGCTAAAGTTTCCCTTGCAGAAGGAAAAGGACATGATACAATGGAGGAGGAGATCAATCTAAAGGCAAATCAGCAGGTTCAGAAACTGAAAAGTGAATTGGAGAAGAGGATACAGGAATGTGAAAAAATGGCAGATGAGTTAATTGAAATGGAAAGGAGGAAGATGGAAAATGTGGTACTTCAATTTCAACAAGAGTCTGAAATGCTTCGACAGCGTTTGAGAGAACTTGAATCTGAGCTGTACAAATCACGGGTTGGAGGTGGATCCCTGGACATGGATGGAAGCAACTTTGTTAGGAAGCTGCTGGATACCTATTCTGAAGATTCAGGGATGGTGAAATCAATGGATTTGGACAAATCATATGACTTGGATGCTGGAAAGCAAGATGTGGTGGTTTTTAAAGCAGGAAACAGTGAAACCAAAAGTTATTTGGATTTTGACAGTAGAAAGAACTCAAGAGATGACAAAGATTATGATCTTCTCGTTCGGAGCTTTTCCAGCAAGGGATGTCTGAGCACTGTATTTGAGGCGGATGAAGAAGAAGGTAGTGGGGATGACAAAGAGAAGTTCTCAGATGAAGAAGTTCGGAAAGAGGTAATAGAGGAAAAGGTGGTCTGTTCGAGCACACTGGCTGCCAAGGCTCCATCTATTCCTGTTTCTTCACCTGAAGTTTCATCTCAGAATCAAGAGAAAGTAGAGAACTTCAGAGAGACATTAGTGGATAAACTTTTGCAAGCAGAATCACCCAGTGAACCTGAAAGTGCTCAAGATACAGCCTCTTCCAGGCTAATGAGGATACAAAACATATTCACCCTTTGTGGGAATCACAGAGAGCTCTCTCAGCACATCAGAACTCCTATGCCTGGCCGAAAGAGGTCCGAGAATATTGACCCCATGGCATCACCAGTGAGGACAACTGAAGAGGGGTCGGATGCAAAGTCAATTAGTGATGTTAAACAGCTTCAGAAAAGCCTCTCCAAGGATCTTTTGGTGTCAGACATCCCTGAAAATTTTCAGACACCGATGGGAAACAAGAAGATGGCACCTAGTTCTTTTGAGAGTACCTTAGCCTCAAAGGAGAACTGCAATCCTATTGATGAAAAAATTGGAGACCTTGATGTTTATGTGAAATGGGAGGCATCAATGGAGAACCCTGGGAAGTTCATCACTACACTAAAGGTTGTCAAAGATTCAACTCTCGCTGATCTGCGGAAGTTGATAGAAATTCATCTTGGTGGAGATAATCAAGCATTTACTTTCCTTGTGCTTGGG GATCCTTCTGGTGCTCCAGTGCCAAGAGAAACGGAGGCAACAATGCAGGCATCGAAGCTACCAATTTGCAACAACCAGCTTCCGGGCCGCCTAGCTTGTTTGCGCCCACTAAAAGGAACCCGGAACACCCCTCACCATCTTCCTTTGAGTCCACTGGAAAACAAACTGCCATTGACTCCAATTTCAAATGTTACAAAGCACTGTGATTATCCCTCTCCAGAATTACCTACACACCTGGATTCAACCCCTTTTGTGACTCTGCGTAGATACTAG
- the LOC113734308 gene encoding plastid-lipid-associated protein 6, chloroplastic: protein MASLFHPPIKPLLYHHHSTSSSSSLPSITPSPKSSSNTNSYLPRARNLFCSAEFRKRKSCIKRGCICRSALDEASVKYSSEAEQSKAELVSSLKLKLLSAVSGLNRGLAATEDDRQKADAAAKDLESVAGPVDLLVDIDKLQGRWKLIYSSAFSSRTLGGSRPGPPTGRLLPITLGQVFQRIDVFSKDFDNIVDLELGAPWPLPPVELTATLAHKFEIIGTCNIKITFEKTTVKTAGNLSQLPSLEVPRIPDFLRPPSNRGTGEFEVTYLDSDTRITRGDREELRVFVIS from the exons ATGGCATCTCTATTTCACCCTCCAATTAAGCCATTATTGTACCATCATCATTctacatcatcatcatcatcactacCATCCATAACCCCttcaccaaaatcatcttctaaCACAAATAGTTACCTGCCAAGAGCCCGGAATTTGTTCTGCTCTGCTGAgttcagaaaaagaaaatcttgCATCAAAAGAGGCTGCATTTGCAGGTCAGCCCTTGATGAAGCCTCAGTGAAATACTCTTCAGAAGCTGAGCAATCAAAAGCTGAGCTTGTTAGCTCTTTAAAGCTTAAGTTATTG AGTGCAGTTTCTGGGCTAAATAGAGGGCTTGCTGCTACTGAAGATGATCGACAGAAAGCAGATGCTGCTGCCAAGGATCTTGAATCTGTTGCTGGCCCTGTCGATCTCTTGGTTGACATTGATAAACTGCAGGGAAGGTGGAAATTGATCTATAGCAGTGCTTTTTCTTCTCGCACTCTTGGTGGAAGCCGTCCTGGACCCCCTACTGGAAGGCTTCTTCCTATAACTCTTGGCCAG GTATTTCAACGGATTGATGTCTTCAGCAAAGACTTTGATAACATAGTTGACCTTGAATTAGGTGCTCCATGGCCTCTTCCACCTGTCGAACTGACTGCTACTTTAGCCCACAAATTCGAAATTATAG GTACTTGCAACATCAAGATAACATTTGAAAAAACTACCGTCAAGACTGCTGGAAACTTATCTCAGTTACCGTCGCTGGAGGTACCACGGATACCAGATTTTTTAAGGCCACCTTCTAACCGTGGAACTGGTGAATTTGAAGTTACCTATCTCGACTCTGATACACGAATCACAAGGGGAGACAGGGAAGAGCTAAGGGTTTTTGTCATCTCATAA